The following is a genomic window from Amycolatopsis sp. BJA-103.
CCCGGCGAACTACTTCCACCTCCTCCGCCGTCACGCCCTCGACGGAGTCAACCGGCCGCTGGTGGTCTTCACCCCCAAGTCGATGCTGCGCAACAAGGCCGCGACCTCGCAGGTCGAGGACTTCACCGGCCAGACGAAGTTCATGTCGGTCATCGACGACGCCGTCGTCGACCCGGCGAAGGTGCGCAAGGTCCTGCTGACCTCGGGCAAGCTGTACTGGGAGCTGGTGGCGGAGCGGACCAAGCGCGAGACGAACGACATCGCGATCGTGCGCGTCGAGCAGTACTACCCGCTGCCGAAGAAGAAGCTGCTGGCGGCGCTCGAGCGCTACAACGGCGCTCCCGCGGTCTGGGTCCAGGAGGAGCCGGAGAACCAGGGCGCGTGGCCGTTCTTCGGCCTGAACCTGCCGCGGAAGCTCCCGGAGGTGTTCTCCAGCCTGGACGTCGTGTCGCGCCGTCCGATGGCCGCGCCGTCGGCCGGTTCGTCCAAGGTGCACGAGGTCGAGCAGAAGGCGCTCATCGCGCGGGCCTTCGACTGATCGCCTGAGAAGTCCGTGAAGGCCTCCTTCCCTACCCTCAAGGTAGGAAAGGAGGCTTTCACCGTTTCGGGTGTCGAAACCGGTGGACCCCGTTCGTATAGGGGTAAACAACCGAAGGAGACACCATGAAAACCGTGCTCGACGGCCTCCTGCTCCCCGAATCCGCCCGCTGGCACGACGGCCGTCTCTGGCTGGCGAACTGGGGCACCGGCCAGGTCCTCGCCGTCACCCCGGACGGCGAGAGCGAGGTCATCGCGAACGTGCCGACCACGATGCCGTTCTCGATCGACTGGCTCCCCGACGGCCGTCTGCTGATCATCTCCGGCCCGGAAGCCCGCCTGCTCAACGCGGACCTGAGCACCTACGCCGACCTAAGCCCCGTCGCCGCCTTGTGGAACGAACTCGTCGTCGACAGCCGCGGCAACGCCTTCGTCAACGGCTTCCACGACCTCCAGGCGCCCGGCGTCATCGCCGTCGTCACGCCGGACGGCGAAGTCCGCCAGGTCGCCGACGGCATCCTCTTCGGCAACGGCATGGCCATCACGCCCGACGACTCGACGCTGATCGTCGCCGAGTCGTACGGCAACCGGCTCACCGCGTTCGACATCGCCGAAGACGGCTCGCTGTCCGGCAAGCGCGTGTGGGCCGAACTCGGCG
Proteins encoded in this region:
- a CDS encoding SMP-30/gluconolactonase/LRE family protein; translated protein: MKTVLDGLLLPESARWHDGRLWLANWGTGQVLAVTPDGESEVIANVPTTMPFSIDWLPDGRLLIISGPEARLLNADLSTYADLSPVAALWNELVVDSRGNAFVNGFHDLQAPGVIAVVTPDGEVRQVADGILFGNGMAITPDDSTLIVAESYGNRLTAFDIAEDGSLSGKRVWAELGGDHPDGICLDAEGAVWYADVAGKYCVRVREGGEVLQKVETDRGCFACTLGGEGGRSLYILAAEWRGWENPFGDGPTGQVQVVEVA